The DNA segment aattattactttttataccaaagtattatttttttatcgtaaatataaacaaagttgactcgtctcataaataaagatatgtaagaccgtctcacaaaaaaacctactcttaaatcattaattatccAAAAATTCGACGGAACATGGATCAAAGAGAGCAAAACATGTCctgaaaattggaaaaaatcTAACATTGACAAGTGTAGAGTTATTATCGGTGGAataaatttatgattatgatacATTTAGAAAATCAATTTATATTTGATACATGGGATAATCAATTTATTGCTGTAACATGGAAATGTCATAgaaaatttctaaaataatatattaaggTTCAAATCTGAGGTGACTCAAGTTACGTTGCTTTCCATGTTATAGCAGGACCGAAATGGTGAGAGTTGACTTCAAACTCCAAAGCACGAAGGTATTTAATATCAGTATCTTGGTAAGCTTGGGATTCTTGATTTATGTAAAATTTCGAGAAAATttgtttcattattttcatagaaaaaattatggaaatttCAAAACTATTAAAAATTTGTTGCAGTCAAAAGGGCTATAAGGTGTTAGAAAAGTAATGGAATAGACCATTTGGATTAATCTACACCCTTCACCAATTTGATATTGGAAAATTTAGAACGAAATATCATATTATACTGAAAATTTTGGGGAAATTAAGAAATTTTtgctaattattttaaaattagttaaaGCGCTTCAAACTATTTATCctataaaaatctgaaatttcaaGAGATTGGCCTCAATTTAAAAACCACTCACTTTGCTCAAACATACACCACAAAAATCAAAGAAATCTCATTCAAGAAGAAGATGCATTCTGAGATGACCTGATGAGATGACCTGATAAGGCATAAGATAAAATTCTCAACGTTGCTCTTTATTTTTACGCATGTTACACTCAATTACATAAAACATTCTAGCTCTTAAGTATCTCATAAAATTATGCACAAACACTATGAAAGCAAGCGAAAAGACGAAGACGAACTACCACTGCAATCTAATACATCGATTTCATTCAACTTGAGCTTGTGTGATGCATGGAGTTCGAGATGGACAAGCTCACGAGCTCTCCTGAAAGGTTAATACCCTGGACAGTGCTGCTGGATTGGCATGTAATACTGAAGAGGATTCAAGAACATTAGATTTTTCATTACTTATTGATTGGCTTTGGAAGGGCTTGAAAAGTCGAGCTCCACCGGGAGAACCAACAGAGTCATGTTTTATCCCCAATGTTTCCCATATAGAACTTTTTGCCGCTTCCTCTGGGTCATCAATTCTCAACGTTTTCGGAATCCACAGACTCTTTTCAGAACTGCTCTTTTTTTGTGTCTCTGCCTCATTTCCATTTGGCGATTTTAGAAGGTTGTCATCCCTCGAATGTTTCCCCAGAGTAGGGAAATTTGGATCAGTGGAACTTCGAGGTGTGTCGCATCGAATGGCGGTAGGCATTGGTGGAAAAACCCAAGGAACATTCCATGTACTGGGTACAGCACAACCCCAATATGGTAATGTTGTAGAAAAGAATGGCACAGGAAAACTAGCAGGACTGAAAGTAGGTGGAGATATTGGAGAGCTCCAAGGATCAGAGTGCCATGAGAAAGGCCAGGGGGCTCCAGGAAAGCATGGTACTTGTGGAGGAACAGGAGGAAAATTTGAGGTCGATTCTGGCAACACAGATTTACTCCTGTCACCCGTTGAACTTGCAGTACTAGCGAAAGTTCCAACGGAGGGATCATCTTGGTTCAGTTTACTTCCATGAGAAACAGATATATTCACTTCAGCTATGTGGAATCCATTTCTTGTACTGTTAATGATTGACTCATCGGCAATATTCAAAGCTGAGGCCATTGATTCACATAGAGGTGCATCTGAATTAAATGTAAGGACAGTGCTGTCATTGGGGTTCAGAACGGCGGGGTGAATTACATTTGTTATATCCACTTGGGCACTCTGAAGAGCTTCTTGAACAGTTAGATGTCGGAACTGGGACACAGTATTCTTGTTCTTACGGCGGCCAGCACCTACTGGAACATTCCTCATTGTCCCACCAGCTGTCCAGTATCGGTGACAATTCTTGCAGAAATGCCTAGGCTGGTTGACATTGTAGTTATTGAAATAACAGAATTTTGTATCCATGCTATTACATCGTGGGCATGGAAGTATCTTGTCTGGCTTCTTTAAGGTTTTATCCTGTGAATTACCTGACCCACTCTGGTCTTCTTCAGTTTTCGAGGTTTTCATAGCCACAGCACCGTCATCAGCAGAAGGTGTCATCGAGTCATCGGTTATTGGTGGGATCCTGTTAGAATCTCTTAATTCCTCTGACATCAAAGGTTGGCCTAGATCTCCATCTTTCGCTGCATCTTGTTTTGTGTCTGATAGACTCTGCATGCTCATAATGATCATC comes from the Primulina huaijiensis isolate GDHJ02 unplaced genomic scaffold, ASM1229523v2 scaffold27005, whole genome shotgun sequence genome and includes:
- the LOC140967727 gene encoding cyclic dof factor 2-like, translating into MFVEKDPSIKLFGKTIELPEAAALPAVTSLPVPTHSFVAAEEDGSHQDPPCSADSMLEDRNLDLDAEGQESAKSLSDTKQDAAKDGDLGQPLMSEELRDSNRIPPITDDSMTPSADDGAVAMKTSKTEEDQSGSGNSQDKTLKKPDKILPCPRCNSMDTKFCYFNNYNVNQPRHFCKNCHRYWTAGGTMRNVPVGAGRRKNKNTVSQFRHLTVQEALQSAQVDITNVIHPAVLNPNDSTVLTFNSDAPLCESMASALNIADESIINSTRNGFHIAEVNISVSHGSKLNQDDPSVGTFASTASSTGDRSKSVLPESTSNFPPVPPQVPCFPGAPWPFSWHSDPWSSPISPPTFSPASFPVPFFSTTLPYWGCAVPSTWNVPWVFPPMPTAIRCDTPRSSTDPNFPTLGKHSRDDNLLKSPNGNEAETQKKSSSEKSLWIPKTLRIDDPEEAAKSSIWETLGIKHDSVGSPGGARLFKPFQSQSISNEKSNVLESSSVLHANPAALSRVLTFQESS